From the genome of Pseudopipra pipra isolate bDixPip1 chromosome 13, bDixPip1.hap1, whole genome shotgun sequence:
ATCTTGCAGCCTTTTGGGAATGTAAATGGAAAGCAGGTAGCATGTGTGGGAGTCACTGAATTGCTGAAGATCCCTGAGGAATCTTTTCCTCCTCACCTTCAATGTCACTGTCCCTTCTGTGCTTGAGTTCCCCTGATGTGCCTGATTGGGGGCCTCTGCTGAGAAGCCCTGcttgaatgtttttctttctccttctgcgGGCACAAGTGTGCAGGGTTGTGTTCTGGGGGTGACTGTGAGATTAATCCCTTCTTTCtcccccagctgtgctgcagaggaaggTGGAAGAGGTGACCAAGGTTTGCGAGAGCCGCCGCAAGGAGCAGGAGCGCAGTTTTCGCATCGCCTTTGACTGAAGGACTCCCAAGTTTAACGGGTTAACATAAAAGCCTCCCCAGAAAACAGAGCTGTTTGGGAACTGAGGTCTGAGATGATGACCTgcctttgcttctttttcttgcaaTAAAATGTGTTGTTTGTTCCAAAGCCAGTCTTTGTGGTGTTGGAGGGGAGTTCACTGACCCCAATCTGAGGAACTGTGTGAACTTTGTGCAGGAAGTGTGGGCTCTTTATCCTTCAGCACTGCCTGCAGACTGGTGGGATACACAAATGCTGCCTGGgagggctctgggcagctgtgcctccCTGGCCGAGTTCTTTGGTGCTTGAATGTAACTTGAATATGTTTAATTGTGACTTAATAAGCTTTTTCTTGGGTCTTTAAGAGATGGTTGGATGAAGAGCCATcctcagaggagctgcagcagtcTGGGAGACTGCAGTCCCTGACCTGGCACGCTGGAGTTGGTGTTTAAATTAAGTATCCTTCCACTTGTGAAAGTGAgccttgttttctgtgttttgggcAAAAGCAAACtgggttccctcacccaccatcccccagagctgggatgttGCTCTCCCCTGAACACTGGCATGCTGTGGGAAGCATGTGCTTCCCACACAAGTGCTTTTCACAAAAAAGCAGTAAAGCAGGGCAGCAGATAAACCACAGTGTCTGCCATTAATGCTACCCCACAGAGCAGCCATCCTCCATGCCACAGGGCTTTAGGGGCATCCACAGTGAGGAGCCAACATGTATTTCCCATCATAAGCACCCATGTAATTACATACCCGTGCAGCCACAGCACCTGGAAGAAAAGGGACAGacttttttcttgtcctgtagCAACATACCTGCTGCAACCAGAGACAGGGCAGCAGCCACCTTAGTCAGGTACTGCAGCTCAAAGCAGAGAGGCCAGGACTGGACACAGTCCTGCATCAGCAGAGTGCAGTACACTTGGAGAAGAACACTTGTGGAGCACAAATGTGAATAAGCACACGCTGTGGAAATACTATAATAAGTGCATTTATTTACACggcctcctctctccctccctgcctcaaAAGGCTgaggaacaggaggaaaaagcCAGTCCACCCCAACAGTGTAAAGGCAGTGCCcatctctctcccttccccaccctgaGATTAATGGACCTGCACATTAACTCCCAACAGTCCTTCGCTGTCCCAGGTACAACCAAGGAGTTCCCACGGCTCACTGAACTCCACAAGGTTCCTGGTTATCCACCCTCACGTGGCAGGGGGGttctctgcagcagaggagctggggaTGGCAGCATCAGCCTCTGGCAAATGCTTCTTGCTTTTCCCAAATTCAATCACCAGTGGCTTCCCCTGCAGGTTGTACCCgttcagcagctgcagggcaCTCTGGGCAGACTCAGTATCTGCAACAAGACAGAACACAGTGGGCACAGGTCACCCAGCACATGCTGGGACAGCATCACTTCTGCTCTGATAAATCCTCTTCCAATCCAGGGAAAAGACTGATgtgagagggagaggagggagtgaattcccctcctcctccttggaGAGCAGGCTTGGCAGCAGCCCAGTGCCCTGGGGGAAGATGTGGCACCTTTGGGGGTTGGGGAAGAACTGAGAGGCACAAgggaagcagcacagcaacTCACCAGGGAAGGTGATGAAGGCCTGATCCCTCATCCGCCCGCTGAGGAGGCGGAACTGGATCAGTGGGCTGTCCTCCTTCTGGAACCGGGCAAACAAGGACACCAGGTCCTTCATTGTCACTCGAGGGCCCAGGTTCTTCAAATACAGCACCTGATCCAGGGACACAGAGGGTCATCCCTTGCCATGCAAAGACACCTTTCAGCCTGGTCCCAAGTCTGTGCAGATCAAGGGTGTGAACTagttcagcccctctgccaccccagAGCCCTCACACCCGCATTCTAATGATGATGTTTGGAAGATGGGTGGGTGCACATAAAAAGGCAGCTCTGAACTCAAGGCATCCCTGTGCTTACCTGCACCGAGtgccaacagtttcagttacttttaaaatgcagcaaGCTTCAGCTATCAGTTAAGCACAGCTAGTCTCAGCCAGGTCCAAAAAGAGAGCACATCTTAGCTGGTGACTCGCTGGGGTCAGGAAGGCTGGGCTGAGAAGCACAACTCTTTGCCAGGCCTGTCacctcccagtacagcccaaggtccccttccctcccagagTGCAGGCTTCTCTCCCTTGGTCTGGAGGATCAGCCAAGCAACCTCCCGGCAACAGCAGAGGAGCCTTCTCCtgctgacacagcttcagggcGTGCTAGTGAGCCAGAACAAATCCTGGTCCATCTCAGCTTACCTTGCTGGGCTCCCCTGGATGGTAGGACGAGAACCTGGGTATCTTCCGGAGTTCTTCCTCTGAGAGGCGGTTCTTGAGGATCTCCTCTTCTGGGACAAACTCTACAGGCTCCTTGATAATCACTGGCCCTGGAGGGGACTGGTGGGGCTTTGTTGCAGGAACGCTGGGACTTGCTGCCTGTTCTGCTTGCTCTTCCTGGTCTGGAGGTGACGAGTCCCCGGTCACAGGCCcctgcagggccagggaagggcaCAAGCAGGGGTCACTCTTAGCAGGCTGGACTTTTTCAGGGCACTTCTTGCTCAGCAGCTCTTGGTAAACGCTCTCCAGATGAACCATGGGGTCCTTTTCATCTGTTCCCTTCTTCTGAGTGTCATCTAATTCATAACAGAGAAACACGGTAACGTGACTACCACCAAGAACCTGGGAAACACAGAGACTGCAGGAAGAGACACGGAGAGGAGAAACCCTGCCTCAGCCCAGCCTCTGAGCACCTGTCAACCAGG
Proteins encoded in this window:
- the RBM41 gene encoding RNA-binding protein 41 isoform X2 — its product is MRRVNSSLSSDELLLEDLETEGERQLKTLLQQQLDTTVSIEQCKSKRRCFAPAAFYKPFGEEAAGALTLSQFQALEESNKETSSLRELGLSDSEILLWKNRTSARKGSGLGAAPEATQDRLHAIQEKMEERQRILALPQRFAGSKQLSRREMEIENALFQGTDRHSFLRALYHEDDTQKKGTDEKDPMVHLESVYQELLSKKCPEKVQPAKSDPCLCPSLALQGPVTGDSSPPDQEEQAEQAASPSVPATKPHQSPPGPVIIKEPVEFVPEEEILKNRLSEEELRKIPRFSSYHPGEPSKVLYLKNLGPRVTMKDLVSLFARFQKEDSPLIQFRLLSGRMRDQAFITFPDTESAQSALQLLNGYNLQGKPLVIEFGKSKKHLPEADAAIPSSSAAENPPAT
- the RBM41 gene encoding RNA-binding protein 41 isoform X1, producing the protein MCFEQCSPHCLTDHLCAGLVCLRVNSSLSSDELLLEDLETEGERQLKTLLQQQLDTTVSIEQCKSKRRCFAPAAFYKPFGEEAAGALTLSQFQALEESNKETSSLRELGLSDSEILLWKNRTSARKGSGLGAAPEATQDRLHAIQEKMEERQRILALPQRFAGSKQLSRREMEIENALFQGTDRHSFLRALYHEDDTQKKGTDEKDPMVHLESVYQELLSKKCPEKVQPAKSDPCLCPSLALQGPVTGDSSPPDQEEQAEQAASPSVPATKPHQSPPGPVIIKEPVEFVPEEEILKNRLSEEELRKIPRFSSYHPGEPSKVLYLKNLGPRVTMKDLVSLFARFQKEDSPLIQFRLLSGRMRDQAFITFPDTESAQSALQLLNGYNLQGKPLVIEFGKSKKHLPEADAAIPSSSAAENPPAT